In Propionicimonas paludicola, a single window of DNA contains:
- a CDS encoding DNA-methyltransferase, protein MIPYYSDDSVTLFHGDALAVLRELPDASVDCCVTSPPYFGLRDYGVAGQIGAEASPAEFVAVLVAVFAEVRRVLADDGTLWLNLGDSYARQGGSGRGSGSMLEGRKHGLAQEKNDTRRRKPGVVLPEKNLLGVPWRTAFALQDDGWILRNDIIWAKPNGMPESVTDRLSTKHEHLFLFAKSRRYWFDLDLIKVASTGEAPGNKPNTLAAYADATGTEKGARRWGGNPGSTLLEVHEKRNPGDVWAIATQPFSEAHFATFPVEIPRRAIAAGCKPGGIVLDPFSGSGTTGLAAAELGRRYVGIDLNSDYLDLSLRTRLAQPSALIQGEPA, encoded by the coding sequence ATGATCCCGTACTACTCCGACGATTCGGTGACGCTGTTCCACGGGGACGCGCTCGCCGTGCTGCGCGAGTTGCCGGACGCTTCGGTGGACTGCTGCGTGACGAGCCCGCCCTACTTTGGCCTGCGTGACTATGGCGTGGCCGGCCAGATCGGCGCGGAGGCGTCCCCGGCAGAGTTCGTGGCCGTGCTGGTGGCAGTGTTCGCCGAGGTGCGCCGGGTGCTGGCTGACGACGGGACGCTGTGGCTCAACCTGGGGGACAGCTACGCAAGGCAGGGCGGATCGGGACGTGGCTCCGGGTCGATGCTTGAGGGGCGAAAGCACGGCCTAGCTCAAGAGAAGAACGACACCCGCCGGCGAAAGCCCGGCGTCGTGCTCCCGGAGAAGAACCTTCTCGGAGTCCCTTGGCGAACCGCCTTCGCCTTGCAGGATGACGGCTGGATTCTGCGCAACGACATCATCTGGGCGAAGCCGAACGGGATGCCGGAGTCCGTCACTGACCGGCTGAGCACCAAGCATGAGCACCTGTTCCTGTTCGCCAAGAGTCGCCGGTATTGGTTCGATCTGGACCTGATCAAGGTGGCGAGCACAGGCGAGGCGCCCGGCAATAAGCCGAACACCCTCGCCGCCTACGCAGACGCAACTGGCACCGAGAAGGGCGCGCGACGTTGGGGCGGCAACCCTGGATCGACGTTGCTTGAAGTCCACGAGAAGCGCAACCCCGGCGACGTCTGGGCGATCGCCACCCAGCCGTTCAGCGAGGCGCACTTCGCCACCTTCCCGGTCGAGATTCCCCGCCGAGCCATCGCCGCCGGATGCAAGCCGGGCGGCATTGTTCTCGACCCGTTCAGCGGATCAGGCACCACCGGCCTCGCCGCAGCTGAACTCGGCCGGCGCTACGTCGGCATCGACCTGAACTCTGACTACCTCGACCTGTCGCTGCGCACTCGACTCGCGCAGCCGTCAGCACTGATCCAAGGAGAGCCAGCATGA
- a CDS encoding DNA cytosine methyltransferase yields the protein MIRACEIHQYEAVMIENVVEAAAWELFDIWLSAMAALGYEVQFISVSAAHVGGEANPHAPQWRDRLYMVFTRKGVRKPDVEPRPLAWCPKCDANVAAVQWWKKPGRHIGKYRQQYIYVCPVGNHGQVEPYVAPAAAAIDWTDLGIRIGDRVDLGMRPLAGGTLRRIEAGLRMVSDPVMVAAAGNTYDAATGKPGNYLRADDPRVWPFPTQATSSQTGIATKFVMATNHDTGARAFDPDCGPLPTRSTKNGEAIIMAEPFVTMLRRNGTATPIGDPLQTFSAGGFHHGLTVPAGAMLMSPASGGKAKPVTEPTPALVTTTRPMLVIPYRKGARPHSLAEPLSTQATHESHGLMAGQVSVEDCYFRMLHPRESANAQRFPADYIITGNRGEQQMQAGNAVAVNVAQWLGGQVAEALSAA from the coding sequence GTGATCCGCGCCTGCGAGATCCACCAGTACGAGGCCGTCATGATCGAGAACGTCGTCGAGGCTGCGGCCTGGGAACTGTTCGACATCTGGCTCTCCGCGATGGCTGCCCTGGGCTACGAAGTGCAGTTCATATCGGTTAGCGCCGCTCACGTTGGCGGCGAGGCGAACCCGCACGCACCGCAGTGGCGAGACCGGCTGTACATGGTGTTCACCCGCAAGGGAGTCCGTAAGCCGGACGTCGAGCCGCGACCTTTGGCCTGGTGCCCGAAGTGCGACGCCAATGTCGCCGCGGTGCAGTGGTGGAAGAAGCCCGGACGCCACATCGGCAAGTACCGGCAGCAGTACATCTATGTCTGTCCGGTCGGGAACCACGGCCAGGTGGAGCCATACGTAGCGCCAGCTGCGGCCGCGATCGACTGGACCGACCTCGGCATTCGGATCGGGGACCGGGTCGACCTCGGCATGCGCCCCCTCGCAGGGGGCACGCTGCGCCGGATCGAAGCGGGCCTACGCATGGTGTCCGATCCTGTGATGGTCGCAGCCGCTGGGAACACCTACGACGCGGCCACCGGGAAGCCAGGAAACTACCTGCGCGCCGACGACCCCCGCGTCTGGCCGTTCCCCACGCAAGCGACGAGCTCGCAGACTGGCATCGCCACCAAGTTCGTGATGGCCACCAACCACGACACCGGGGCTCGCGCCTTTGACCCAGACTGCGGGCCACTGCCGACCCGCTCCACCAAGAACGGCGAGGCGATCATCATGGCTGAGCCCTTCGTGACGATGCTGCGCCGAAACGGGACCGCCACGCCGATCGGCGATCCGCTGCAGACCTTCTCTGCCGGCGGGTTCCATCACGGACTCACTGTGCCGGCGGGTGCGATGCTCATGAGCCCGGCCTCCGGCGGCAAAGCGAAGCCGGTCACCGAGCCGACGCCCGCCCTGGTCACGACGACTCGACCGATGCTGGTGATTCCCTACCGCAAGGGCGCCAGGCCTCACAGTCTGGCCGAGCCGCTGTCGACCCAAGCAACTCATGAGAGCCACGGCCTCATGGCTGGCCAGGTCTCGGTCGAAGACTGCTACTTCCGCATGCTCCACCCCCGAGAGTCAGCGAACGCCCAGCGTTTCCCGGCTGACTACATCATCACCGGCAACCGCGGTGAGCAGCAGATGCAGGCCGGAAACGCCGTCGCGGTCAACGTCGCACAGTGGCTCGGCGGGCAGGTCGCCGAAGCGCTGAGTGCGGCATGA
- a CDS encoding DNA cytosine methyltransferase, producing the protein MLTQHQTATTLDVTDFFCGMGGSSTGLRAAGWQVKLAANHWDTAIETHSANHPDTEHLCADLQAVDLRYLPRTRALWASPICTEVSPAGGRRKRDRGGQAGPSLFEEHGHVASAAFERTRVTFSGR; encoded by the coding sequence ATGCTCACCCAACATCAGACCGCCACGACGCTCGACGTCACCGACTTCTTCTGTGGCATGGGTGGATCGTCGACAGGGCTGCGCGCTGCCGGCTGGCAGGTCAAGCTCGCGGCGAACCACTGGGACACCGCTATCGAGACGCACTCGGCCAATCACCCCGACACGGAGCACCTGTGCGCCGACCTCCAGGCCGTCGACCTGCGCTATCTGCCCCGGACTCGCGCGCTGTGGGCCTCGCCGATCTGCACGGAAGTGTCTCCCGCAGGGGGCCGCCGAAAGCGCGACCGTGGCGGCCAGGCAGGCCCGTCGCTGTTCGAAGAGCACGGCCATGTGGCCAGCGCCGCATTCGAGCGCACCCGAGTCACCTTTTCTGGGAGGTGA
- a CDS encoding YqaJ viral recombinase family protein — translation MTAHITYHHDLEQRSPEWFELRCGMVTASVIGSLVTVEAPDPLAVFCTGCGAHPGLPCLSANRKTPTPMKGFHYCRTADAADEPPTYGIATGDTARAVTLLLAAERINGFSDDTYESFDMLRGRMDEPLARDLYSKTYEPVTECGFIVRDDWGFSIGYSPDGLVGDDGLIEVKSRRPKIQMRTILADEVPAENMAQIQTGLLASNRAWCDYISYCGGMPMWRKRVYPDPAWQAAIIAATAATEQTIAEMVANYKQAVEGLPATERINYNLEIE, via the coding sequence ATGACCGCCCACATCACCTACCACCACGACCTGGAGCAGCGTTCGCCCGAGTGGTTTGAGCTTCGGTGCGGCATGGTGACAGCTTCGGTGATCGGTTCGCTGGTCACCGTCGAAGCACCCGATCCGCTGGCCGTCTTCTGCACTGGCTGTGGTGCTCATCCTGGGCTCCCATGCCTCAGCGCGAACCGGAAGACTCCAACACCCATGAAGGGCTTTCACTACTGCCGCACAGCCGATGCCGCCGACGAGCCGCCCACCTACGGCATTGCGACTGGCGACACGGCCCGAGCGGTCACCCTTCTACTTGCTGCCGAACGGATCAACGGGTTCAGCGACGACACCTACGAGAGCTTCGACATGCTGCGTGGCCGGATGGATGAGCCACTAGCCCGCGACCTGTACTCGAAGACGTACGAGCCGGTGACTGAGTGCGGCTTCATCGTCCGCGACGACTGGGGCTTCTCGATCGGCTACTCACCAGACGGTCTGGTGGGCGATGACGGGCTAATCGAGGTCAAGAGCAGGCGGCCCAAGATCCAGATGCGAACGATCCTCGCCGACGAAGTGCCGGCCGAGAACATGGCCCAAATCCAGACCGGGCTACTCGCGTCCAATCGTGCCTGGTGCGACTACATCAGCTACTGCGGCGGCATGCCGATGTGGCGCAAGAGGGTCTATCCCGACCCGGCATGGCAGGCAGCGATCATCGCCGCCACAGCCGCCACCGAGCAGACCATCGCCGAGATGGTCGCCAACTACAAGCAGGCAGTCGAAGGGCTGCCCGCGACCGAACGAATCAACTACAACCTGGAGATTGAGTGA
- a CDS encoding helix-turn-helix domain-containing protein, with protein MMEEPAFLTVRSASLLLDGISETIIREAIASKELASVRIGSSTKKTQRQIDGKPSGAIRIPRKALIEWAESKTA; from the coding sequence GTGATGGAGGAGCCCGCATTCCTCACCGTCCGATCCGCGTCCCTGCTGCTCGACGGCATCAGCGAAACGATCATCCGGGAAGCCATCGCCAGCAAAGAACTCGCCAGCGTGCGGATCGGCTCATCTACGAAGAAGACGCAGCGGCAGATCGACGGCAAGCCATCCGGTGCGATCCGCATTCCGCGCAAGGCCCTCATCGAATGGGCCGAATCCAAGACCGCCTGA
- a CDS encoding phage antirepressor KilAC domain-containing protein, with product MTAQIIPFRYEGQRELRTVLIDGEPWFVASDVAAILGYRMASDMTRALDDDEKGTHRTRTPSGDQDLLVISEGGMWRVIVQRQVGRMDDGPREAVKAFQRWVTHTVLPEIRKTGSFGIAKALPQSYPEALRALAAEAEAHELAKLRIVELEPAARAWHNIASSTGDFEVGDAAKMLSRDPSINIGPRKLFDWLELHGWIFRRHDGRPRAYQGKIDAGLLAERANRPYLNERTGEYESPAPQVRVTPKGMDRLYAALGGQEAVA from the coding sequence ATGACCGCCCAGATCATCCCGTTCCGGTACGAGGGTCAGCGCGAACTCCGAACTGTTCTCATTGATGGCGAACCCTGGTTTGTCGCTTCCGACGTGGCCGCGATTCTCGGATACCGCATGGCGTCCGATATGACCCGGGCACTCGATGACGACGAGAAGGGTACGCACAGGACGCGTACCCCCTCTGGGGATCAGGACCTGCTCGTGATCTCCGAGGGCGGAATGTGGCGCGTGATCGTGCAGCGTCAGGTCGGCCGGATGGACGACGGGCCCCGCGAAGCGGTCAAGGCGTTCCAGCGTTGGGTTACCCACACCGTGCTGCCTGAGATTCGCAAGACCGGCAGCTTCGGCATCGCGAAGGCGCTCCCGCAGTCCTACCCGGAGGCGCTGCGTGCGCTGGCCGCTGAGGCTGAGGCTCACGAACTCGCGAAGCTGCGGATCGTCGAACTCGAACCGGCGGCACGGGCATGGCACAACATCGCCTCGTCCACGGGGGACTTCGAGGTCGGGGATGCCGCGAAGATGCTGTCCCGCGACCCCTCGATCAACATCGGTCCCCGGAAGCTGTTCGACTGGCTGGAACTGCACGGCTGGATCTTCCGCCGCCATGACGGACGGCCGCGCGCCTACCAGGGGAAGATCGACGCTGGCTTGCTCGCTGAGCGCGCCAACCGTCCCTACCTGAACGAGCGCACGGGCGAGTACGAGTCGCCGGCCCCACAGGTCCGGGTCACTCCCAAGGGCATGGACCGGCTGTACGCGGCACTCGGTGGGCAAGAGGCGGTGGCGTGA
- a CDS encoding helix-turn-helix domain-containing protein — translation MANPTLAAEMRAALARQQRSQSWLAAQAQISKAALSRKMRGETDFTVPELIQCASALGISAASLIEAAA, via the coding sequence ATGGCAAATCCCACCCTCGCCGCTGAGATGAGAGCCGCACTCGCTCGGCAACAGCGATCCCAATCCTGGCTGGCTGCGCAGGCGCAGATCAGCAAGGCGGCACTCAGCCGCAAGATGCGCGGCGAGACCGACTTCACCGTTCCTGAGCTGATCCAGTGCGCGAGCGCCCTAGGCATCAGCGCGGCCTCACTGATCGAGGCCGCGGCATGA